The nucleotide window AGCTCATGACGGCGACGTCGACGAAGGCCTCGGCGGCGTCGATGACGTCCAAGAGGGCGCCCAGATCCGGGGTGCGACCTTCGGCGCAGAGAGGCGGCGGGGAGCTCTGCCGGAATCACGGGATACGGATCAAAACCGCCGCCGCTCCTCGGCACGCCAACCGCGGCGCCGATTCGGGGCCGTACCGAGAAGTAGACGGCGGCGGCGGTGTCGTTGAGCTTCAATTCCAACGGCGTCTCCATGTTGAAGGCGGTGGAATAATTTTCTGGCCACGGCGCCGGGATGGAAGCGCCGGGAACGCCCAGAGCCCAATAAGCTTCGAAAATTTTCCCTAAATCTTGAGCCAAGCAGCTGCAGTTGTAGACGGCGGCGCCGAGCTCCTTCACCTGCGGCGGCGGCACCGTCACAtcgccgggcagcgctgccggcgtCCgacgtccccctccccaccccgaaTCCCGGCTTccggcgcttttttttttttttgggttgggatAACCCCGGCGCCGGttggcggcggcgccgccgctcACCTGGGTCAAGGACCTCCAGTCCATGTTGGCGCTGCCCACGTAGAGGTGGGTGCCGTCGACGAGCCAGAATTTGGTGTGCAGCACGCCGCCGGTGAGCTGCGGCATGTCCACGGCGCGCACCGCCGCCCCTGCGGCACAACAAATCGggcgtcgtgtccccccccgccaaaaaaaaattaaaaaaacccaaaaaaaaaccattttggggagggtttttttttggccatcGCTCACCGCTCTGCTCCAGCGCCCGCAGGTCGTTCAACGGGGATTTGGCCGAGGGGCGGCTGACGGCGACGCGGACGGCGACGCCGCGCCGGGATAAGCCGAGGAGTTCCTGCAGGATTTGTTCCCcctggagcggcggcggcggcggcggcggcggggtttGAGGCCGGGAattcccaaaaaaaaaaggcgaaatggtgaaaaatgaagaggagaaaatagaGGCCGGCGCCGGGTTCAAGCGGCGGAATGGGAGGCGTGTGCCGGATGGCGCCGGATGGCGCCGGGCCTGGGAAGCGGAGGGTTCGCGCGTCCGCGGTTTGAGGCTGGAaattccccccccaaaaaggagAAATGGTTAAAAATGAGGAGACGGAGGGAAAAGAGCGTCTGGCGCCGGAATGGGAGGCGTGTGCCGGATGGTGCCGGATGGCGCCGGGCCTGGGAAGCGGAGGGTTCACGCGTCCGCGGTTTGAGGCTGgaaattcccccccaaaaaaggagaaatggttAAAAATGAGGAGACGGAGGGAAAAGAGCGTCCGGCGCCGGGTTCAAGGGCCGGAATGGGAGCCGCGTGCCGCGTTGTGCCGGACCTGGGAAGCGGAGGGTTCGCGCGTCCGCGGTTTGAGGCTGgaaattcccccccaaaaaaggagaaatggttaaaaatgaggagagagagggaaaagagcgTCCGGCGCCGGGTTCAAGCGCCGGAATGGGAGCCGTGTGCCGCGTTGTGCCGGACCTGGGAAGCGGAGGGTTCGCGCGTCCATGGTTTGAGGctggaaattataaaaaaaaaaggagaaatggttAAAAATGAGGAGACGGAGGGAAAAGAGCGTCCGGCGCCAGGTTCAAGGGCCGGAATGGGAGCCGCGTGCCGGATGGCGCCGGACCTGGGAAGCAGAGGGTTCGCGCGTCCGCGGTTTGAGGCTGgaaattcccccccaaaaaaaggagaaatggttAAAAATGAGGAGACGGAGGGAAAAGAGCGTCCGGCGCCGGGTTCAAGGGCCGGAATGGGAGCCGCGTGCCGCGTTGTGCCGGACCTGGGAAGCGGAGGGTTCGCGCGTCCATGGTTTGAGGCTGGAAATTCCCCCCAAAAATGGcagaaacagttaaaaatgaGGAGACGGTGGGGAAAAGAGCGTCCGGCGCCGGGTTCAAGCGCCGGAATGGGAGCCGCGTGCCGGATAGTGCCGGACCTGGGAAGCGGAGGGTTCGTGCGTCCCCGTGTCCTCGTTGGTGAGGGTCCAGTAGAAGGAGGCGATGTCCAGGCTGCGGTTGACGCTCCCCAAAAGGTTCATCCAGGTAAAGAAAGTGGAGGGATTCCGGATGGAATCGTTCCCGAAAATCATTCCTTCCGGGATGCTCTCCGCCAGGACGATCCTGCGGGAGAAAAATGGGTGCGGGGAGAGCGTCACGCCCCCCAACGTCGCCCCACgtcacgccccccccccccccaacgacCGTCATCGTACCGGCACGTGTCGCCGCAGGATCCGGCGGCGTCGCCGCGGAATGCCGAGCTCGGCCGGAggttgaggaagaagaggaagaggaggacgaAGAGGGCGAGGAGGAGGGTGGAGAGGAAGGCGCCGCCGGAGCGcagggcggcggagggggggtcGGCGCCCTGTAATtaaggaattaattaattaactaattaattAAGGGGGTTTAAAGCCACCCCCCGCAAACAACGGGGGGATCCGGCAAAGGGATGGCACCGGATTCGGCTGAGGGTTGGGGGCGGTTACCTTCGGTGGGGAgcagtggggctgccccacagaaTCCTGCCGTGGGTCCAGCTGGGAAGGGGGGCAGGGAATtaaggggggacggggacaccccgAACCACGGTGGGGGCTATGGGGTGCCCCACCGTGGGGTTGTGGGGTGCCAGGACggggcagggagctatggggtGCCCCACCGTGGGGTTGTGGGGTGCCAGGACggggcagggagctatggggcaCCCCACTTTAGGGCTGTGGGGTGCCAGGGAGGGCCCTATGGGGCACGCCGCTTGGGGGTTGtagggtgctggggcagggcagggagctatggggcgccccactTGGGGGTTGTGGGGTGCCAGGACggggcagggagctatggggtGCCCCACTTGGGGGTtgcggggtgctggggcagggcagggagctatggggcgccccactTGGGGGTTGTGGGGTGCCAGGACGGGGCAGGGGGCTATGGGGTGCCCCACTTGGGGGttgtggggtgctggggcagggcagggagctatggggcgccccactTGGGGGTTGTGGGGTGCCAGGACggggcagggagctatggggtGCCCCACTTGGGGGttgtggggtgctggggcagggcagggagctatggggcgccccactTGGGGGTTGTGGGGTGCCAGGACggggcagggagctatggggtGCCCCACTTTGGGGTTGTAGGGTgtgaggatggggcagggagctatggggcgccccactTGGGGGTCGCGGGGTCGCCAGGACGGGACAGGGAGCTCCGTGCCCCCCaagttggggggctggggggtgccgCCCGCGCCCATACCTGCCGGTAAATGCCGTGGGGCTTCATCCCGACGCCGCGCTGGAACCCAACGAACCGGATTTCTCCCCACATTCCCGGGCGGGCGCGGAGTCACTCCCCACgctccacacacccccccccccttcaaacTTCCAGGGGGGGGATTTTCGGGGTACGGATGAAGGCGGCGACCCCCCCTAAAAATCCagttttgggggagggaagggggggctgaAGTTTTccccggctgccccacggcgtcGGGACGCTCACGTGCTGTGGGGCGGGAAGGGGAAGTGCCGGatccttcccccaccccattGACTCATCCCCTTTGCGAaatgggttggggggggggcacccggggggcacccaccccaccccacccccaaattttGGGATTTTCGGGGGGGGCAGGGACACGTTTAGGGGCGAGTTTAGGGAGGGGTTTGGGGCCAGGGAGGGATTTCAGGGCGAATT belongs to Chroicocephalus ridibundus unplaced genomic scaffold, bChrRid1.1 SCAFFOLD_410, whole genome shotgun sequence and includes:
- the LOC134509476 gene encoding 5'-3' exonuclease PLD3-like, coding for MKPHGIYRQLDPRQDSVGQPHCSPPKGADPPSAALRSGGAFLSTLLLALFVLLFLFFLNLRPSSAFRGDAAGSCGDTCRIVLAESIPEGMIFGNDSIRNPSTFFTWMNLLGSVNRSLDIASFYWTLTNEDTGTHEPSASQGEQILQELLGLSRRGVAVRVAVSRPSAKSPLNDLRALEQSGAAVRAVDMPQLTGGVLHTKFWLVDGTHLYVGSANMDWRSLTQVKELGAAVYNCSCLAQDLGKIFEAYWALGVPGASIPAPWPENYSTAFNMETPLELKLNDTAAAVYFSSSPPPLCAEGRTPDLGALLDVIDAAEAFVDVAVMSYLPTTEFSRPRRFWPAIDNRLRRAVFERGVKVRLLAACWRHSSPAMFPFLRSLAALADNRTGYGVEVRLFVVPASAAQTRIPYARVNHNKYMVTEKAAYIGTSNWSGDYFTRTAGSALVVNQTASPSGGDGGGDGGGDGGVGVGGVTLREQLQAVFERDWNSRYSADIGDAERWGSVCGAAGGGKR